tcatattcatgcttaAGGCATTGATCCCAAGTGCTCTTACTATTGATGACCGATAAgtatgtttgaaagtgaaagagcTAAAGTGAGATATAAAATGTGGCCATGGTTGTTGTAGCTAGTGCATTTGATTTGACGTCGTGTTTAAATCGTAAATCACCATGCCTTCCTTTATAATTATTTTCAATGTGATTTGAGTTCTTACGTACTCAAGACTTGAatttgtgtattgcccttttgtgAAGAAGTATTTAAAAAGATACGGTGTATTACTCGCTTATGATTTTTTTACTTGTGTTGTGATTACAAGTCATTGTGCTCCATACTTTGAAAAGGGATCTaatgtgtttaaagccttcattactaatgaacttaaagttgtgatttccggaatattctatatgttgatatttatgttgatgatccttgaaagtaaagaaataaaagagtGAAATGTGAAATACAGCCACcgtgccatgaaagaagaatcataaGTATGACCAAGAGGGCTAATGAAATaataatgatgttgtgaatgATTGAAGTTACTAACGAGGCTATATATAGTGTGAAAGGCAATGAGgtgaatataaaaaaatatttatatttttgtttcccttgtgtgcaaaacaaaaatatttttgggagtatcattagcaaaccgaggaaggctgggtcataaggcccacacacgaaactacatgtgccggtgtaagagtggattgtgattattccccttatttgggatgggATTGAAATATTAATATGATTGTGATCATTCtgcttaattgggatgagattgatattagTTGTGAATTGGAAAGTCAACTCACATGGCATATGTGAAAAggcggcctagccaatcgggtggAGATTGGACACCATGTTGCGCAcatagtggtactactcttggtaacacctttttttcgcatcacatgtcaaactaCATTGTCGTGGGGAGATATCCTAGCCAATcgggcatgatcggactccgtgctaaaaacacTTGGTATATTGGTGCTAacgatctcccaaccaaaaatatatattatttttgtatttttaaaaattgttatgttttaacttggcatttgggtATCATTGACGGTTACTTGTTGCTTCAATGGTGTTTCCCCTTCTGATATTGGCGTTCTATTtcgaaagaggacatttagctttacatactagtactattccacatgtactaacgtctATTTTTGCCCGGggtgctgcatcttcaatggatgcaagtggttcatcagcgggcagctttggtcctcgttagcagtcactctctatgtaacaggttttggtgagcccaaCTCTGTTCTGGACCTTGTGTCATTTGACGTTGTATTTTTAactttgaggtatagtcggggccttgtctcCGACACTTCCATTCTTCttttctgttgtacttagaggctccgtagacaggttgtgggtggtgtttgatattgGGTAATGAACTAGAAGTATTGGTAtgtggcaaacatgtttttcctcatatctataaacttgtaatattttggaagtcATAAATGAATCTCTTTTGAATAATGGggaacacttgactcttctcatgtctatctcTTGTACTGATTCTTAAAGtgttaatgggcaaggttgggtagaaggcatctagtACACTTACTTAACTAGGGTATCTCGATTGAGTGCCGATCACGCTCCCCGAGGTCAGAGCGTGACAAGATTGCACTTCTACAACAAggttttattttctatttctacTGTTATTCTAATGAATGCAAGCTAAAGAAATTAAATTATAGATtaatgtttttgaggtttttccaATTTGATTAAaggcctagggttgtgaccataaAAGGTGTTTACCTAATTGGATAAAGATGTTtatacttgttttgttgattggggtgtattatagctctcaactctacgttacccattgtatacctctcggtcagagagtgatttttccaaatttggctttctcaagtccaaatggctgtcaaccaaaacagttgataagagctcaaatCTGGTTCTTAcaatctctagtttgaaccctttaattaggttaaTTAATCTCTCAATTAAGACAATTCCTTGTTaactaagttatcctagactaggtccctctttctcaagtagagactaagtcaaataggcatgaatcaatgtttgcaaccattaattctaaaattgaagcatgaactaagctaaataatcaacacccaatcataaacaagcataaaattaatcacccataaggtttacacactagggttgggtcacaaccctaataAAATCTAGTTAATCATTAtgggatttgaagaaaataaatatgaaaggctaattaaactcataatggaagattaaaatgatgaaatctaatgttaaaatactcaaataagctaaaacaTCCTAAAATAGCAAAGAGAAACGGCTACATCAACTTTATATGTTCAAACTTGAACTAATTTTGTGAAGcttgtctatttatacagggctaaAAATCGCGAAAAAAATGACCCTCGGGAGGTTCTACGGCCgaacaattccatgtgcggtccgcaaatttCTTCAGTTGGCAGGCAGGTAAGTTCTGCGGCAGCACATTTCTGGACTGCGGCCGCGAGGCaatcttctacggccgcacaattcttgtgcggtccgcacttcacaGAGGCTGttggacttggtctttttgcatactctctgatctttgaCTCTTCAGCcagttctgcgaccgcacaattcatgtgcggcaCATTGCTAAATGTCCTGTTATGTATTTCTTTTTGGTTTGCGACCGCATAtggaattctgcggaccgcacatttgtgcttatgcaccctttattgccttgtgcttcggaatactccttttttagtcggatttcatctAGGGAGACCAAACTTCTAgtattcctgcaatttgcacaattttattagttttggaaacacaattcaatactttcggactaaaacaaaagctaaaaggtgatAAAAGAAGTCAAAACCCCCACTTATCAGTCACCTACATAAATAGTCTATGCCCTGGAAAAACTCGGAACGAAGGTGAAATAGCCACCCAAGTTGAGGTCCGACACGAGCTCCAAACAATCTGACGCCCTCTGCAAATTTCACCAGGAGCACGGACAAAAATAAGAAGACTGCATTGCCCTCAGGCAAGAGGTTATGAACATGTTGCAGCAGGGATACCTCAAAGAGCTGTTGATCGACAAGGGGAGAAACAACTTTGCCAGAGGACGTGAACGCCAAGGCCCACCAAATTCACTGTCACCATCTCGCACTATCAACATGATAATCAACGGCAGCGATGACACCTCCATCAACGACATTATATTCACTGCCACCCACAAGCTCAAAAGATCCATCACCTACGAATGGTATGAcggactcgaagaaagtatcatcttcgatgagTTAGATGCCAACGGTTTGACTTTCCCTCATAATGACGCTCTCGTAATTACTTTGTGCATTTTAGATACTGATGTCAAACACATCATGGTGGATGATGGAAGTGGAGTgtgcattatccatccccgagtccTCACCCAGATGAGACTTGAGGACATTATAGTGTCGCGCTGCATCACGCTAACCGGTTTTAATAATGTAGTTGAGCAGACATTGGGAGAAATTACACTCCCAGTCTTGGCCGACAGCGTAACATTGGAGACGACATTCCACATTATGGACTAGGACACCGCGTACAACGCCATAGTAGGGCGACCGTGGATACATCTCATGAGATCCATTCCCTCCAACTTACACCAAGTAATCAAATTCCCAACACCTTGGGGGATATTCTGCATACAGGGAGAACAACGCACATCCCAGGAATGCTACCACATCGCCTTAGATGGAACAACAACCCAACAGAAAAAAGATAAGGAAAAAAGTGCATAGCAATCAACAGGGTCGAGGTCGACACAAGAAAAGACCAGGGACATCATCATGGATCCTGAAATGGTTGAAGCTGCAGATTCGACTATAGAggacctcgaccccgttcaatTAGATCCCAGTGACTATAGCAAAAAGGACTACATCGGCTGCAAACTCTAAGAACCAGGTAAATTCAGTCAATTCTTAATAACTAATGCGGATTTGTTTGCCTTCATCCATGCAGATATGTCGGGTATCCCCAAGGATATCACCACACATAAATTTAAAGGCTGATCCATTCTACCTTCCGGTAAGGCAAGTCAGACAAAAATTCAATCCCTTCATCAACGATGTCATCCACGAGGAGGTgaattgttacaccctatattttcgtacataaaaatgcgtcgtaagcaaactaatgtaggaccaaaaatgagataatatttaaaagtatataaagtaagttaatcatgttacctctgaggttacaaatattgaagatcatgaacaacaagtacaaagagggttggacagttcagaagctaaagcaattaaataaaacaatgtttcgtcgaaagtcgacaagttggaaatgttataacatgtacctttggggtgagctAGGGTGATTAAcgtgataaggagattatgttatgatttatattagtcatatgacatccgtgtgttatgttttgaagtcaagcgagttgtggaacaaaagtcgatgaaagtcatcacaagttacattcataagttttactgaaactttgggtcaaatgtaactgcgatttcctcccaatatacttagagtcatggggtgttccacccataaaattaaagatctatgagtctattttccaacgcattaaaccgtttgtcaatacgatattggagtagaaagatatgggcatttatgcgatactgcgcaagctgctaggtgacaagtaggtgtgtcacctacttgcttaaatgaaagcccaaaaatgggccatttcgggtcgtccaaagaggccttttaagggcatattttcttcatatattagacttaaaatagagcataataaccagacataagctctgcaaagaatcctcccaaaaatttcccacaaaccctaattgattttctctccctttcaagttctaattggaggtaaaacctagagtttgaagaaccaagataggagctgagttatctaacaaataaggtgagtttactgctctctttcatccagtttttcttctataaattcatggtaagtcgttctatacttgtgagaactcacgggacggtgatcggaagccgtgagttcgagttattcacttgtagcggactgttttgtggactgttttgtgttgctgttgggctgcgtgttttactactattttgtggagttttggaggaggaagggggtttagaaacaccatataaatgtagggtggttggctggtcgttcgtcataacattttcgggtcgtttgacactactacgatggtcgttttgtgtatgaagagattggggtgtgttgggctgttttgtagtatttgatggtgtatatagggctggaaaatgatgtatatatgttgttattgttctgttcttgtattgttggtgttatcttgaatttggaggaagtaaggattataggggagatgctgcccgttttaatacaaaataggtttgtcgttcgttgtgcgatagttgtacctttcgtaacttaacgatagtattattatcattcttgtagattaaggtgcaaagaggtgagttcaacttggtgattggaaagattgtgataaggtatgttaaggctaatccttccttcattttggcatgatctcgtagctacatgtgttagtaatgagacaaaagagaagttcatattcatgaatttattcacactattctagtctcataagttacaatattattccttatcgagactctatattcaattttagtattgtcttcttccagtcaagagagcagcaagcctatatatacagtattacagtattttcattaccatcgagctataatcgatgggcaggcccttattgggcaacctctgatcagatggaaagttatataccgagcctactgtggccgagcgcctatgagcgagcccagcatggtcgagatacatagcctagtagggccgagcgcctatgagcgagcctactatggcagagcagttatatataccgagccttataaggccgtacaattattttacttactatattgaaggagttgagtcagtatcagcaggtaagtatatctccagatcatctttgactcctagttacttccagttattatattatcagttcggtttcgattttcagttatgttattgccttacatactcggtacattatttcgtactgacgtcccttttccggggatgctgcatttcatacatgcaggttcagatagacagacgagtagatctcctcagtaggtgtttcccgagttcagcctgatcggtaagctccacgtctttcggagttgccaggtctagagtgttgtgtacatcttatgtatatctgtatatatgttatgggtaggtcggggccctgttccgatcatagtacatctatcagtagaggcttgtagacatatcctgttggttagtgcagtatgctgggtttgtaggcctggtatgtatatttgatggtttgtcagctgtagtagctatgacggccttgtcggcctagctttatattgatgtttagttagcgctagtttccattcagttttatatttttcttcgcaaattgtcttgcaaggtggccccatggccaaagtatgacattatatgttcagattcCCTTAGTCGTAATTTTGgtatgccaggttaggtgaggcaccgggtgcttgtctcactcctaggtttggggcgtgacaaacttggtatcagagtagttctgtcctaggaagtctacaagccgtgtctagtagagtcttgtttatagatgtgttgtgcaccacattatataagcagggaactacaggg
This DNA window, taken from Nicotiana tabacum cultivar K326 chromosome 15, ASM71507v2, whole genome shotgun sequence, encodes the following:
- the LOC107816845 gene encoding uncharacterized protein LOC107816845, which encodes MLQQGYLKELLIDKGRNNFARGRERQGPPNSLSPSRTINMIINGSDDTSINDIIFTATHKLKRSITYEWYDGLEESIIFDELDANGLTFPHNDALVITLCILDTDVKHIMVDDGSGVCIIHPRVLTQMRLEDIIVSRCITLTGFNNVVEQTLGEITLPVLADSVTLETTFHIMD